CAGGGGTGAGCGCCGGCCGCCATCTTGTACCAGGCGGCAGGATATTCGCCCGCGTCCTCCGCCCTCGCGGGGGGAGGGGCGGCGGCGGAGGCGAGAAAAGTAGCGAGAGACGTTCCGGGAGGGAGGCGCCAGCAGCGGCCGCCGCCGCGGAGCCGGACGCAGGCgggacggcggcggcggcggcgggccccgGCGATCGCGAGCGGGCCCGAGTGGCCTCCGATGCGATGCGGCGCAGCGTGAAGAGGCGGCGGCGCCGTCCCGCGGCCGTCCCGGGCGGAGGCTTCAGGGCGGGAGGAGGGGCCGGACTGGAGGCGCGGGAGGAGAAGGTGGTGTACTCGCGGTCGCAGCTGTCGCTGGCCGACAGCACCAAGGCGCTGGGCGACGCCTTCAAGCTGTTCATGCCCCGCAGCACTGAGTTCATGAGCTCGGACGCGGAGCTCTGGAGCTTCCTATGCAGCCTCAAGCACCAGTTCTCCCCGCATATCCTGCGCAGCAAGGACGTCTACGGCTACTCCTCCTGCCGGGCCCTGGTCCCCGACCCCCCGCCGCCCCCCGCCGCCCGCGGCTCCGCGCGCAGACCGGGCCCGGGCGCGGCGGCGGCCAGGAGGAGGCGCCGCGGAGCCCGGGCAGCCGCCGCCCGCAGAAGGAAGCGCCCGCCGCCGTTCGCCGCCGAGGAGAGCTGCCCCGCCAAGCCCCCGGCGCCAGAGCCCTGCTTTGGGGGCCGCACCCTGGAGGAGATCTGGAGGGCGGCCACCCCGACTCTGACCACCTTCCCCACCATCCGCGTCGGCGGCGACGTGTGGGGCGAGCGCAGCCTAGCGGCGGCGCGACGCAGAGCGCGTCAAGTCCTGCGAGTGAACCTGGAACCCGTGGTGAGGCTCCGGCGCTTCCCGGTGCCGCGAGCGTGAGGCGCGGCCGCCGCCGACCCTGGGACGGAGCTTCCGCCTGGAAGGATGAACAAGTGTCAGTCGAGTGTTTACAGATCCGGCCAGGACCCCGTTCCCTAGTGCACTTTACGGGCGAAGAAGTCACCGGATGGTTTTTCCGGCCCCGCGTCCCCGGGATGCTCCGTCGCCGGCAGGGACTTCGGGCCAGGTgtgctctctgctgcctccccGCACCGGGTCTGTGGCGGGAGGGGACTGCCGGACCCGCAGGGGAGGTCCCTCTTCTCCCTAACCCCAGATTGAGACGTCTCCAGGACTGTAGGGGCAGATCCGTTTTCTCCCTTTTGGACTCTACCTCACTGGTCTGGAAGCCCTCCGAAGAAGTCATTATTTTTCCAAAGGAATTTGGTTTCGTGCGTGTGTAATAAAGCCAGAATTTACTTGCTGTTCATTCCCTATCCCCCaccctcttttttcctttttgactgCCATCCCTCTTTCTTGACGGAAGATCGGACATGTTATGTGGTGTTATACTAGTTTGTGCTCAGGGTATTCTGAATCCcctcattttctaattttaacgGGATTCCAGAGCTTTGACCAAGGATATTTTCTAAGAGATTCAAGCTGATGACTTAATAGTGCAAGTATTTGTACGGCTTTGAAAATAGTGGGCTCAGTGATTACAAAGAGATGCAAAGTAGAactgtttaaacatttttaaggtgTCTAAAGATTTTATATTGAAATTTAGTGTTTATATTTACTGAGCCCCTAAAGAAAATGGTAGAAAGTTTTGTATGGGAAAAGTTGACTtgttaaattctttttaattgaaCAAAAAACTATTGAAACCACATGggttgtgataaaaaaaaaaaagaacgaatTCGCAAGAACTACTGGTTAAAG
This is a stretch of genomic DNA from Manis pentadactyla isolate mManPen7 chromosome 7, mManPen7.hap1, whole genome shotgun sequence. It encodes these proteins:
- the CCDC71L gene encoding coiled-coil domain-containing protein 71L; its protein translation is MRRSVKRRRRRPAAVPGGGFRAGGGAGLEAREEKVVYSRSQLSLADSTKALGDAFKLFMPRSTEFMSSDAELWSFLCSLKHQFSPHILRSKDVYGYSSCRALVPDPPPPPAARGSARRPGPGAAAARRRRRGARAAAARRRKRPPPFAAEESCPAKPPAPEPCFGGRTLEEIWRAATPTLTTFPTIRVGGDVWGERSLAAARRRARQVLRVNLEPVVRLRRFPVPRA